In Kordiimonas pumila, a single genomic region encodes these proteins:
- a CDS encoding phospholipase D family protein, producing MLNPNSRSLYTSALTPPPGMIFDEAVATTFSMDPVLLLEAPVYLALMAADGQTDHDPLAVLEALRRYSKRISVYVQRGRIHIPKIAKPNPLFGFLENTVIEVSAPGGGVFHPKVWAIRFVSPDQSRAMYRLVVLSRNMTTDQSWDLSLQLEGSVVGHKSELNKPLAHFFDMLPDLATGVEDKERTAQAHRFAEALHYVEWELPEGFDELAFHLPGVKGFDWEPPNPKANRMAVISPFCSDDALQVLARKSIAADALISRPESLSALKQETLSLFTRRLQLDDAAETEGGEENTTAEHPLSTGLHAKVYLFETRYYSDYTHLIMGSANATNAALNAAKNIEILVSLVGKKSKVGGIDELLGADGLGEYLVDFDVSNESIVDVERQAAEADVENARNWFAGPDTKLSLECAPATKESLWSLVMAGEIPPLEGIVSAKAWPITLHSDNHSTSLLSSEPVVWECDAAYITGLIAFELKTNHPDVSARFVLNLPITGIPGERSAAILQTVINNQEGFIRYLLLLLGDDTAQGLDGGRASGWAKWLVRVAAGEDIPLLEELTRTFSRQPERLSEVSRLVRDLSNGAENAVVPDEFLGMWRVFESAIGERDA from the coding sequence ATGCTAAATCCAAACTCCAGAAGCCTCTACACATCGGCATTGACCCCACCCCCAGGAATGATCTTTGATGAGGCTGTGGCGACCACATTCTCAATGGACCCTGTCTTACTGCTTGAGGCGCCTGTCTACTTGGCTCTTATGGCAGCCGACGGTCAGACAGATCACGACCCGTTAGCGGTACTTGAAGCCCTCCGTCGGTACTCGAAGCGTATTTCTGTCTATGTGCAGCGTGGACGTATTCATATCCCCAAGATTGCCAAGCCCAACCCACTGTTTGGCTTTCTGGAGAACACAGTAATTGAGGTATCTGCCCCGGGAGGCGGTGTATTCCATCCCAAGGTCTGGGCAATTCGCTTTGTTAGTCCAGATCAAAGCCGTGCCATGTATCGCTTGGTGGTTCTGAGCCGGAATATGACTACCGATCAATCCTGGGATCTGTCTCTGCAGCTTGAGGGATCTGTGGTTGGCCACAAGTCCGAACTGAATAAGCCATTGGCGCACTTCTTTGACATGCTGCCCGATCTTGCAACCGGCGTAGAAGACAAGGAGCGAACGGCTCAAGCACATCGATTTGCAGAGGCGCTACATTACGTCGAATGGGAGCTGCCTGAGGGCTTTGATGAGTTGGCTTTTCATCTGCCGGGCGTAAAGGGCTTTGATTGGGAGCCTCCGAATCCGAAAGCTAATCGAATGGCTGTTATTTCGCCATTCTGCTCGGATGATGCACTGCAAGTCTTGGCGCGTAAATCTATAGCTGCAGATGCGCTCATTTCACGACCAGAATCATTATCCGCATTGAAGCAAGAAACTCTGTCACTCTTCACTCGGCGCCTTCAACTGGATGATGCGGCGGAAACCGAAGGTGGCGAAGAAAACACAACCGCTGAGCATCCGCTCTCAACGGGCCTTCATGCGAAAGTTTATCTATTCGAGACCCGATATTACTCCGACTACACCCATCTGATTATGGGATCTGCCAATGCTACCAATGCGGCGCTGAATGCGGCAAAGAATATAGAAATTCTGGTGAGTTTAGTAGGCAAAAAGAGCAAAGTTGGCGGTATTGACGAACTTCTTGGGGCTGATGGTCTGGGTGAATATTTGGTGGACTTTGATGTCAGCAATGAGTCTATTGTTGATGTGGAGCGTCAAGCTGCGGAAGCGGATGTTGAGAATGCTCGGAATTGGTTCGCAGGTCCTGATACCAAGCTCTCGTTGGAATGCGCCCCTGCAACAAAGGAGAGCTTGTGGTCGCTGGTCATGGCTGGTGAAATTCCTCCCCTGGAAGGAATTGTCAGCGCTAAAGCCTGGCCAATCACTCTACATTCTGACAACCATTCAACCTCCCTTTTATCAAGTGAGCCCGTGGTGTGGGAGTGTGATGCAGCCTATATCACGGGTCTCATTGCTTTTGAGTTGAAGACCAACCATCCCGATGTGTCAGCCCGGTTTGTGCTAAACCTTCCTATTACAGGCATACCTGGAGAGCGCAGTGCCGCAATTCTGCAAACGGTCATCAACAACCAGGAAGGTTTTATCCGGTACCTGCTGCTGTTACTGGGTGACGATACAGCACAGGGGCTAGATGGAGGGCGTGCTTCAGGCTGGGCCAAATGGCTGGTCCGCGTGGCAGCCGGCGAGGATATTCCTTTACTGGAAGAGCTTACGCGTACCTTCAGTCGCCAGCCGGAGCGATTATCAGAAGTCTCGCGGTTGGTCCGGGACCTGTCAAATGGCGCCGAGAACGCGGTGGTTCCAGATGAATTTCTGGGGATGTGGCGTGTTTTTGAGTCGGCGATAGGGGAACGTGATGCCTAG
- a CDS encoding DEAD/DEAH box helicase: MPSNRFLAAPALAGLKDFQRTTVEYVFQRLYGAVSTSRFLVADEVGLGKTLVARGIIAKTLEHMQDKVDRVDVIYICSNAAIATQNVNRLNVSDTEGFTIATRLTYLPKQVRSLRNNKVNFISLTPGTAFDHARSRGGHADERAILYRILYDLPLAQNERRKRLRIGLLNILQATAGKKNWRVKVKNLPAPELDSDLSKAFRRAVLADAELYADLKEGCDRFVRYRDYSKIPGEDSELRYNLIGRLRSKLASVCLVALEPDLVILDEFQRFKSLLDGDDEASMLATALFEHPEVRVLLLSATPYKMFTLDQEKEEDDHYPDFVRTLNFLFNDPAKVEAVKALLSAHRTRLYASASVVEDLPQKKSELEQALLDVMCRTERIATTRDHNSMLREIERVAPLKPEDLQHAATADAVAVCVKAGEPIEYWKSAPYLINFLKHYELRQKLDAQLSTPSDALRGALQLANGYLLSKDKFEGYKTIDPANPRMRLLFEDTIEKGMWQLLWMPPSMAYIEPGGAYRDKENLTKALVFSSWSVVPDAVASICSYEAERRMVEGYEPASQYGWKAGRPFDFNDRDGRLTGMPVVAWLLPSPTLATQIDPLEIALRRGLLSARELKNEVKAVCRDLINTLPEGKEGSRADERWYWAAPILIDEHNGLLDWCKSELGWRSATLDYEMGTRFRDHLDLLVNVAEGNLTLGPMPDDLADVLCDLALAGPGICSLRALRRIAVGLEIDSPALLSAAARIAAGFRSLFNMPETIAMLRGAGEETYWRLTLQYGIDGNLQAVLDEYVHVLRESLGLQEHSEQEQVAAIADCIQSVLSLRTAQLRIDEIKSCGEAFVVDDFNTRCRFALRFGDIRDDNSQALVRADSVRDAFNSPFRPFVLASTSIGQEGLDFHTWCHAIVHWNLPSNPVDLEQREGRVHRYKGHAVRKNVAERYGLSALSGTHDGGDPWQTLFEMAAKGKARGLSDLVPYWVFEEGSARVERRIPLLPYSKEVGKLKRLKQGLALYRMVFGQPRQEDLLFSLSQNGQHEVADFANCLISLQPPQWGDDSGQT, translated from the coding sequence ATGCCTAGCAATCGATTTCTGGCCGCGCCTGCATTGGCAGGGTTAAAGGACTTTCAGAGAACAACTGTTGAGTATGTTTTCCAACGACTCTACGGGGCAGTGTCAACGTCGCGTTTTCTTGTTGCGGATGAGGTTGGTCTGGGCAAGACGCTGGTTGCTCGAGGCATCATCGCCAAAACCTTGGAGCACATGCAGGATAAAGTGGACCGGGTAGATGTGATTTATATTTGCTCCAATGCTGCGATTGCGACCCAAAACGTCAACCGACTCAACGTGAGTGATACCGAAGGCTTCACAATTGCTACGCGCCTGACTTACCTGCCCAAACAGGTACGGTCCCTGCGCAACAACAAGGTAAATTTCATCAGCTTGACGCCGGGAACGGCGTTTGATCATGCCCGGAGCAGGGGAGGCCACGCCGATGAAAGGGCTATACTCTATCGGATATTGTACGACCTGCCTTTGGCGCAGAATGAACGCCGCAAGCGGTTGCGAATAGGGCTGCTGAATATATTGCAGGCGACAGCAGGGAAGAAAAACTGGCGGGTGAAAGTCAAAAACCTCCCTGCACCAGAACTGGATTCGGATCTCTCCAAAGCGTTTCGCCGTGCGGTTCTTGCAGATGCTGAGCTCTATGCTGATCTGAAGGAGGGCTGTGACCGCTTTGTTCGATATCGCGACTACAGCAAGATTCCTGGGGAAGATTCTGAGTTGCGCTATAATCTGATTGGCCGGCTCAGGAGCAAGCTGGCATCTGTGTGTCTTGTTGCTCTTGAGCCAGACCTGGTTATCCTAGATGAGTTTCAGCGTTTTAAGAGCTTGTTGGATGGTGATGACGAAGCCTCCATGCTGGCAACGGCGCTCTTTGAACATCCGGAAGTTCGTGTCCTTCTGCTTTCCGCAACGCCCTATAAAATGTTCACCCTCGATCAGGAGAAGGAAGAGGACGACCACTATCCTGATTTTGTTCGTACTCTGAACTTTCTGTTTAATGACCCTGCAAAAGTAGAGGCGGTCAAGGCACTATTGTCAGCACATCGAACTAGGCTCTATGCAAGTGCCAGCGTCGTGGAAGACCTTCCACAGAAAAAGTCCGAACTTGAGCAGGCACTTCTTGATGTGATGTGTCGAACTGAGCGGATCGCTACTACGCGCGATCATAACTCAATGTTGAGAGAGATTGAGCGGGTGGCACCTCTTAAGCCAGAGGATCTGCAGCACGCGGCCACGGCAGACGCGGTGGCAGTATGTGTCAAAGCCGGAGAGCCCATCGAGTACTGGAAATCGGCACCGTATCTAATCAATTTTTTAAAACACTATGAGCTGAGGCAAAAACTAGATGCCCAGTTGAGTACGCCTTCAGATGCACTGCGAGGCGCCTTGCAGTTAGCAAACGGGTACTTGTTGAGCAAAGATAAGTTCGAAGGCTACAAGACAATCGACCCTGCGAACCCGAGGATGCGCTTACTGTTTGAGGACACTATTGAAAAGGGCATGTGGCAGCTGCTCTGGATGCCACCGTCTATGGCGTATATTGAACCAGGCGGGGCTTATCGGGATAAGGAAAATCTGACGAAAGCACTGGTCTTCTCATCTTGGAGTGTTGTTCCCGATGCTGTGGCTTCGATCTGTTCCTATGAGGCAGAACGGCGGATGGTAGAGGGGTATGAGCCTGCATCGCAATACGGATGGAAAGCTGGTAGACCTTTTGATTTCAACGATAGAGATGGTCGATTGACGGGCATGCCAGTGGTTGCATGGCTGCTGCCTTCGCCCACTCTTGCCACCCAGATCGATCCTCTGGAGATTGCACTACGCCGTGGGCTGCTGAGTGCTAGGGAATTGAAGAACGAAGTAAAGGCGGTGTGTCGCGATTTGATTAATACCCTGCCTGAAGGTAAGGAGGGATCGCGGGCCGACGAACGCTGGTATTGGGCGGCTCCCATCCTTATCGACGAGCACAACGGCTTGCTGGATTGGTGTAAGAGTGAGTTGGGGTGGAGATCTGCAACGCTAGACTACGAAATGGGTACCCGCTTCAGGGATCACCTTGATCTGTTGGTTAATGTCGCTGAGGGTAATCTCACGCTCGGCCCCATGCCTGACGATTTGGCGGATGTGCTCTGCGATCTCGCGTTGGCGGGGCCTGGCATCTGCTCCTTGCGAGCGCTTCGTCGTATCGCGGTTGGGCTCGAAATCGATAGTCCAGCACTGTTGTCAGCCGCGGCCAGAATTGCGGCTGGATTCCGATCGTTATTCAACATGCCGGAAACTATCGCCATGCTGCGCGGCGCGGGTGAAGAGACATATTGGCGATTAACACTCCAGTACGGCATTGATGGTAACCTTCAGGCTGTGCTTGATGAGTATGTCCATGTTCTTCGCGAGTCCCTGGGCTTGCAGGAGCATTCAGAGCAAGAACAGGTCGCGGCGATTGCTGACTGCATACAGTCGGTGCTGTCTCTACGCACGGCTCAGTTACGCATTGATGAGATAAAAAGCTGCGGAGAAGCGTTTGTTGTGGATGACTTCAATACCCGCTGTCGATTTGCACTCCGCTTTGGCGATATTCGCGACGACAATAGTCAAGCTTTGGTTCGTGCCGACTCTGTAAGGGATGCCTTTAATTCTCCGTTTCGCCCCTTTGTCCTCGCTTCGACCTCAATAGGTCAGGAGGGACTGGATTTTCATACCTGGTGCCATGCGATCGTGCATTGGAATCTGCCGTCGAACCCGGTTGATCTGGAGCAGCGGGAGGGGCGTGTACATCGTTATAAGGGACATGCGGTCAGAAAGAATGTTGCTGAGCGATATGGACTGAGCGCTCTCTCTGGAACTCACGACGGCGGGGATCCCTGGCAGACACTCTTCGAGATGGCCGCCAAGGGGAAAGCCCGTGGTTTGTCCGATTTGGTTCCTTACTGGGTATTTGAAGAAGGTTCCGCGCGTGTTGAACGCCGAATCCCATTGCTGCCATATAGTAAAGAAGTGGGCAAACTCAAACGCCTGAAGCAGGGGTTGGCTCTTTATCGAATGGTGTTTGGCCAACCGCGACAGGAAGACCTTCTGTTTAGTCTCAGCCAAAATGGCCAGCACGAGGTTGCAGACTTTGCTAACTGCTTGATTTCGCTCCAGCCGCCACAATGGGGCGATGATAGCGGTCAAACATAA